One Methylobacterium sp. 77 DNA window includes the following coding sequences:
- a CDS encoding DUF2497 domain-containing protein — MSAASPKAPEKTVQEKAQEPSMEEILASIRRIIADDQNAKAEVVAPVRSAPPQPENDDVLDLAEVAQPRKPQPAPIEEPEIGFADSGEIDFDSISFDDEPEPEPLPPPVVRQPEPPRAAPRPAPVEAPRETPHERLVSAVTDASVGHAFQLLAGTMVSQNARTIEDMVQDMLRPMLQSWLDDNLPGMVERLVRAEIERVARGR; from the coding sequence ATGAGTGCAGCGAGCCCCAAGGCGCCGGAGAAGACCGTGCAGGAGAAAGCCCAGGAACCCTCCATGGAGGAGATCCTGGCTTCCATCCGCCGGATCATCGCCGACGACCAGAACGCCAAGGCCGAGGTCGTCGCGCCGGTGCGCTCGGCCCCGCCGCAGCCGGAGAACGACGACGTGCTCGACCTCGCCGAGGTCGCACAGCCGCGCAAACCCCAGCCCGCTCCCATCGAGGAACCCGAGATCGGCTTCGCCGATAGCGGCGAGATCGATTTCGACTCGATCTCCTTCGACGACGAACCCGAACCCGAGCCGTTGCCGCCTCCGGTCGTGCGCCAGCCCGAACCGCCGCGTGCCGCCCCGCGCCCCGCGCCGGTGGAGGCGCCCCGCGAGACCCCGCACGAGCGCCTCGTCTCCGCCGTCACCGATGCCAGCGTCGGGCATGCGTTCCAGCTCCTCGCCGGGACGATGGTGAGCCAGAACGCCCGCACCATCGAAGACATGGTGCAGGACATGCTGCGGCCGATGCTGCAATCATGGCTCGACGATAACCTGCCGGGCATGGTCGAACGGCTGGTCCGCGCCGAGATCGAGCGCGTGGCGCGGGGCCGCTGA
- a CDS encoding TolC family outer membrane protein: protein MDVRQRKPAKSLGLRLGGFAALTLATAFPVVAETLDSALARAYGANPALNATRAGLRATDENVAQAKAGYRPTVSLDADIGLTQSQGRVSGITLNQVTKPGGAGLTVNQTLFNGFQTDNQTRRAESDVLGTRESLRATEMTTLFNAAQIYMSVLSDTATLELRRNNVEVLEEQLRQTRDRFNVGEVTRTDVAQAEARLAGARSDVSGAEANLRASIGTYRRIIGVEPRQLAPGRPLDRFVPPNLDNAIAIGLKEHPQILSSMHSVDVAEAQVKIFEGALYPTAALQGTVQQRYDQQFPGDNGMTATIVGRISVPLYEGGQTYSQIRQAKELVGQARINVEDIRDQVRSSIVTAWGRLEAAKAQVIASQAQVQANEVALNGVREEARVGQRTTLDVLNAQQELLNSRVNLILAQRDRVVNSYGVVQTVGRLTVRFTSIPVVAYSPKEHFDQIKDLWYGVRTPDGR from the coding sequence ATGGACGTGAGACAACGCAAACCTGCGAAAAGCCTCGGGCTGCGGCTCGGCGGCTTCGCCGCGCTGACGCTCGCCACCGCATTTCCGGTTGTCGCCGAGACGCTGGATAGCGCGCTGGCCCGTGCCTATGGCGCCAACCCGGCGCTCAACGCGACGCGAGCGGGCTTGCGCGCCACCGATGAGAACGTCGCGCAGGCCAAGGCCGGCTACCGTCCCACCGTGAGCCTCGACGCCGATATCGGGCTGACCCAGTCTCAGGGCCGCGTCAGCGGCATCACGCTCAACCAGGTGACCAAGCCCGGCGGGGCGGGCCTGACCGTCAACCAGACCCTGTTCAACGGCTTTCAGACCGACAACCAGACCCGGCGCGCCGAATCGGACGTGCTCGGGACGCGCGAATCGCTGCGCGCCACCGAGATGACCACCCTGTTCAACGCCGCCCAGATCTACATGTCGGTCCTGAGCGACACGGCGACGCTTGAGCTGCGCCGCAACAACGTCGAGGTGCTCGAAGAGCAGCTGCGCCAGACCCGCGACCGTTTCAATGTCGGCGAGGTCACCCGGACCGACGTGGCCCAGGCCGAGGCTCGCCTCGCCGGCGCCCGCTCCGATGTCTCCGGTGCGGAGGCGAACCTGCGCGCCAGCATCGGCACGTACCGGCGCATCATCGGCGTCGAGCCGCGCCAGCTCGCTCCGGGGCGTCCCCTCGACCGGTTCGTGCCGCCGAACCTCGACAACGCCATCGCCATCGGCCTGAAGGAACACCCGCAGATCCTGTCCTCCATGCATTCGGTGGACGTGGCCGAGGCGCAGGTGAAGATCTTCGAAGGCGCGCTCTATCCGACCGCCGCCCTGCAGGGGACCGTCCAGCAACGCTACGACCAGCAGTTCCCCGGCGATAACGGCATGACCGCGACCATCGTCGGCCGCATCTCGGTTCCGCTCTACGAGGGCGGCCAGACCTATTCGCAGATCCGCCAGGCCAAGGAACTGGTGGGTCAGGCCCGCATCAACGTCGAAGACATCCGCGATCAGGTCCGTTCGTCCATCGTCACGGCCTGGGGCCGGCTGGAAGCCGCGAAGGCGCAGGTCATCGCCTCGCAGGCCCAGGTCCAGGCCAACGAAGTGGCGTTGAACGGCGTGCGTGAGGAGGCCCGCGTGGGTCAGCGCACCACCCTCGACGTCCTGAACGCGCAGCAGGAACTGCTGAACTCGCGCGTGAACCTCATCCTCGCCCAGCGCGACCGCGTGGTGAACTCCTACGGCGTCGTCCAGACCGTGGGCCGCCTCACCGTGCGCTTCACCTCGATCCCGGTGGTGGCCTACAGCCCGAAGGAGCATTTCGACCAGATCAAGGATCTCTGGTACGGCGTGCGCACGCCCGACGGACGCTGA